A section of the Methanomassiliicoccales archaeon genome encodes:
- a CDS encoding DNA topoisomerase IV subunit A, translating into MTEKENKAVSSLKDIAQSIYDQIDSGKIPKMTLPLRTKSNIRFNPKHGVWKYGNATGARSAKKVNGALMLLRTMYVLEFIEDMIANSKSSTLREMYYISESWEKAKFNSQDESNMLAEDLEIVTTCMREDFKLRPEEDGARVIGDLTISEMDRKGRLKKINCRDDVGDSGYGIPYNVEKEKLQFLSTNAKFVIAVETGGMFDRLVENGFDENFNAVLVHLKGQPARSTRRFIKRLNEEMKLPVVVFTDGDPWSFRIFASIAYGAIKTAHISEYLATPTAEFVGITASDITNYKLPTDKLTEMDVKALNAELKDPRFADEYWRGEIETMLKLNKKAEQQALAKYGLDFVTDKYLPEKLTNMSILR; encoded by the coding sequence ATGACTGAGAAAGAGAACAAAGCGGTGAGCTCCCTAAAGGACATCGCCCAATCAATTTACGACCAGATCGATTCCGGCAAGATACCGAAGATGACCTTGCCCCTGAGGACCAAGAGCAACATCCGTTTCAATCCCAAGCACGGGGTCTGGAAGTACGGCAATGCCACCGGTGCTCGTTCCGCCAAGAAGGTTAACGGGGCCTTGATGCTCCTGCGCACCATGTACGTGCTTGAGTTCATCGAGGACATGATCGCCAACAGCAAGTCCTCCACGCTAAGGGAGATGTACTACATCTCCGAAAGCTGGGAGAAGGCCAAGTTCAACTCCCAGGACGAGAGCAACATGCTGGCCGAGGACCTGGAGATAGTCACCACCTGCATGCGCGAGGATTTCAAGCTGCGACCGGAAGAGGACGGGGCCAGGGTCATAGGGGATCTGACCATCAGCGAGATGGACCGCAAAGGCCGTTTGAAGAAGATCAACTGCCGGGACGACGTGGGCGACTCGGGATATGGCATACCGTACAACGTGGAAAAGGAAAAGTTGCAGTTCCTCAGCACCAACGCCAAGTTCGTTATCGCGGTGGAGACCGGTGGTATGTTCGATCGTCTGGTGGAGAACGGCTTCGACGAGAACTTCAACGCCGTGCTGGTGCATCTGAAGGGTCAACCGGCCCGTTCCACCAGAAGGTTCATCAAGCGGCTGAACGAGGAGATGAAGCTGCCGGTGGTGGTGTTCACCGATGGCGATCCCTGGAGCTTCCGCATATTCGCATCCATAGCATACGGCGCCATCAAGACCGCGCATATCTCCGAGTACCTGGCCACGCCGACGGCGGAGTTCGTTGGCATCACCGCCTCCGACATCACCAACTACAAGCTGCCGACGGACAAGCTGACGGAAATGGACGTAAAGGCGTTGAACGCCGAGCTGAAGGACCCCCGTTTCGCCGACGAGTATTGGAGGGGGGAGATCGAGACCATGCTCAAGCTGAACAAGAAGGCCGAACAGCAGGCCTTGGCGAAATACGGTCTGGACTTCGTCACCGACAAGTACCTTCCGGAGAAGCTGACCAACATGAGCATACTGCGCTGA